The genome window TTCTGTCTGAGATCTATCAACCTACTATCGTAATCAACCCAAATAATCGACTTATCTTTACGAAACCATGTCAGTTGCCGCTTAGCATAACGACGGGTTTCCTGCTGAATGTCAGCAATCGCAGCCTCCCGCGTCAGTTCATTTTGCACATAACGCACCGCCTGCTCATAGCCAATGGTACGCATCGACTTCAGTTGCGGCGAATAACCACGATCAAGTAACTGTCGTGTTTCCACCACCAACCCCTGATCCATCATCAGCATTACACGCCGGTTGATCCGATCATACAGCTCTGCCCGGTCCATACCAACGGCTACTTTGAGCACCCGGTAAGGCTGCTCTTTGAAACCATGCTCCAATTGCCACTGCGACAGAGGTGTCCCCGTCAATTCAAAAACTTCCAGAGCCCGAACAATCCGTGTCACATCGTTGGGATGCAGCCGTTGAGCCATCTGAGGATCACACCCCTGCAGACGGTGATACAGTGTCCCGGCGCAAAGGGCTTCTTCGTCCAGAAACTCGCGGCGTAACGCTTCATTTTCACCGGGCAAATCCAGCAAGCCATCAGTGAGGGCACGAATATACAGACCTGTGCCACCAACAACAAGAGGCAAATGACCACGCTGATGGATTTCTTTAATCCGCGCATGAGCCAGATCGGAGAAATTAGCCACGCTAAATTTTTCATCAGGGTCAACCACGTCAATCAAATGATGACGCACCGCCTGCTGTTCCTCCGCCATCGCTTTGGCCGTACCGATATCCATATAACGATACACCTGACGCGAATCCGCCGAGATCACTTCGGCTGGAAAGCGCCGGGCAATGTGGACCGCAAGGTCGGTTTTCCCTGACGCCGTGGGGCCCGTAACCACCACAAGAGGAATCCGTACACCATCTTTCATACGCGTCTGAACATCTTTTCCACGTCATGCAGCGTTAAACGCTGCATGACCGGACGGCCGTGAGGGCAATGGCGGTTAAAATCCACATCATCAAGCTGATGGAGCAATGCGACCATCTCATCCAACTGCAAGGTCTGATTTGCACGAATCATACCATGGCAGGCCATCTTGATCAGAACCTCATCGATGGCCTGCTGGGAAATATCACTGGACCCAACGGAACTGAAATCAGTCAGCATGTCACAAACCATTGTTTTAATGT of Desulfuromonas acetoxidans DSM 684 contains these proteins:
- the miaA gene encoding tRNA (adenosine(37)-N6)-dimethylallyltransferase MiaA, translating into MKDGVRIPLVVVTGPTASGKTDLAVHIARRFPAEVISADSRQVYRYMDIGTAKAMAEEQQAVRHHLIDVVDPDEKFSVANFSDLAHARIKEIHQRGHLPLVVGGTGLYIRALTDGLLDLPGENEALRREFLDEEALCAGTLYHRLQGCDPQMAQRLHPNDVTRIVRALEVFELTGTPLSQWQLEHGFKEQPYRVLKVAVGMDRAELYDRINRRVMLMMDQGLVVETRQLLDRGYSPQLKSMRTIGYEQAVRYVQNELTREAAIADIQQETRRYAKRQLTWFRKDKSIIWVDYDSRLIDLRQ